In Cryptomeria japonica chromosome 1, Sugi_1.0, whole genome shotgun sequence, the sequence ACTATCCTCTATAAGGCCTCATGGAGCAACCTATGGTATTAGGAAAAGTTTAAATCAAGTCTCAAAGGGAGATCCTAGCCACAGTAGCATGGAGTTGCTCAATTATAATGCATGAAAAGAGCTTCAAAATATAAATGTGTATCCTTTTTAACAAATTTTTGGATCACACTTTATAATCCATCTTAAGATgaagatgattttttttaatatagatTACAAACTGTGATCCATTTTTTTGATACGAAAAACTACACATAATTATATCTAAAAGTTATTCTCATGCAAACTATTTATAAACAAAAATACTAAAATGAATATAAAACATGAATAAAAAGTATCAATTATAACTTTTTCTTTCTAAATGAAATAAGACGTAAAATATCAAATACTAAACACTTCATACAATTAATCTAGAAGCTCTTCTCACCAATTCTATGCCTAAATAGAAATATTAAAATgaatacaaaacaaaacaaaatgaaatgTCAAATTTACACTTTTGCTTTCTAAAACTACCCACATAAGATGCCACATGGAATACATGCACCATCTATCAAATACTAAACACTTTATACAACTAATCTAAAAGCTCTCCTCACCAATTCTATacctaaataaaaatattaaaatgaatacaaaacaaaacaaaatgaaatgTCAAATAGACATTCCCTTTCTAAAAATACCCAAATAAGAATGTCACATGGAATACATGCACCGTCCATCAAATACAAAACACTTTATACAATTAATCTAGAAGCTCTTCTCACCAATTCTATacctaaataaaaatatataaatatattcaaaacaaaacaaaatgaatCTAAAAATACCCACATAAGAATGCCACTTGTTCAAAGTACTTTATCATCACAACTACAAGCAATGCCCCGAGAGTTCAAAGTTGAATGAATTCATTAGGATTCCATGCAAGGCTAAAATCATGGGCAATATCTACATCCCATTCAAACAAGTTAACGTGGCGTGTGAGCAAAGAATTGGGCTCCAAGTTTAGCCCCTAAAAATGAGGCCTTTCCTTTTCCTATATCCCCACCATATCTAATTTCACCAAAACCCTAAGTTCAAAATTTGACAAGTGATGGAGAATGGGCCATCCTCTATCTTTACTCTCACGCCTTCGCCTTTGTCTTTctttgtgcacacacacacacaatccctCACTCTTAACCTTCCCCCCCTTCCCCCCCATTAAACGAGCATGCAAAACAGTTCAGATGAGAGTTTCTTTAATAATTTCTCGCTGTCCCCAAAGGCAAAGATAGCGTGGTTTTCTTGTTATTATATATCTAATTTCTTTGTTGGGAAGCTCGACAAAAGGTTAAATAATATGCTTTAACATGAAGCTAAAGGGCGGTTAAAGCCATGCCTCCTTTTCGGGTGAGGAGCAAATACATTTTGCCAAGAGATCAGATATGGTGATGGAGGGAGCAATGAAGAACAAAAGGCCCAGAGAAGAGGAGGCTGAAGAAGATCTCTGCAACAACAAGGAGAAAAATGCTCGGTTGGAGGAAGTGGGTATCAATGATTTCTATAGCAATTTGAGCACTTTTTCTTCTGAGAAATCCATGGTGTTGAATGATCAATGGAGTTTTCAGGATGATGGTCCTGTTTCTGATATCAGAGGCATAGCCATTAGAAAGCAGTCTTATATAGAGGACTATTTCAACAGTGTTGAAGAAGTTGGATTAGAGGATAAGAGGACGAATCAGGATAATGGGGGTGATCTGTTTGAAGAGCTCTGGAGGCCTCAGAGCCCCTTGTGTGGGGCAGCAGAGAGTCTCTTTGGAGGTTCTGATTATTTCATGGGTGCCAATTTGGGGGATGAGAGGGATTCTGGATTCAGAATTTGGGAAGAATCTGAGGAACAGGATGATGAGAAGAATGTGAACAGGAAATGCCATAAAAGTTCAGATGGGACTGGTTTGTTGTATGAGAATGATGTGGCTGATTGGATTTGGGGGACTCCATTGAATCAGCCTCTGTGTTCTGAATCTCTTGAATTCAAGGTCTCTACACCATCTCTGTAAGTGGGTCTTGGTTGTAATGGGGGATTCTTCATGCATGAATCTATTTTAGATTGTTATGTTTAGTTTCTGGTATCAATTGTAAGAGTTTATTTCCGGAACGTTTCGGAACAAACTGTATGATCCATTATCAGAAAGAAGAGAGCAAAACAAAAGAACATAATACTATCCTATCCTTCATGCATGAACCCATTTTAGATTATGGTGTGGAATAATTTTATGTAGAATCCAATGAAACTGTTTTTGCCCTGTGTTGTTATCATGGTGGATGTCTTGGGAAAGACATTGCTGTTTCTTTTTTAAGTCAATTTATATGGCTTCTCAGTATGAATAAATTATTTTGGACACTTGGGTTATTTTATATCTTTGTTGAATTAATGTTTATTGTATTTGGTCATTTGGTAAACGATCTACAGATATTTAATTCAGAGGTTGAATGCATGCTCTCGATTTCATGAACTGTAACAAAAGCACTGTTGTTGGGAATGATTTGTTTTGTGATGAATAAAGTCGTTGGCAAGGCACATCCTTTCCTTCCGTATCACCTAAACTTTATAGATTACAAAACCCCTTTATTGCTGTTAAACATGATGAGCTTCTCCACCTTCAACTAGATGAAATGTACAATAGGTAGTTTGAGTATATAGTAAAGTGTATGCTCTTTTTTACTAAAGCTTACCTTGATGATTTATTCCTATTTTGAATTAGCAGTATGgatatcttaaattttaaaattttattttaaaaaaataaatttatgggTGTGATATTTTTTACAAAATATGTTAAAAATATATGTTTTTTTGACGATGATTCAATTAAGTttgtaatattttaaattttagaaGTGATAAAATGAATGCGAGACTTGTTTTCAACTTTTGTTTTCAAGAGATCTCTATTAATCACCCTATTAGTTCATGCTTAGGCAATAGTGGTAAATAGTCTTTTTAATTTAAAAGGTAAAGGTACATTTCATCATTGAACCAAGTGGTGTTTAAAGTGCGGCCTTCAAATGTTGATGTCTAATTAATAGAATGATAGAAAATATATGTTAATAAAGAACTCTTCTAAAATTGATGGAAATTTTGCCTCCACAAACCAAGTTAAAAAAATAAGCAAAGGTGAAAAAATTCCTAATGATTATGATTCTTTTTTGAGGTGGGTCAACTAATTTGAAAATGGATCTTTTTTATGATGAAATAATTAGTTGCCTCTTCATCCAATTAATGAAAAACGTGTTTCAAAAGTTCATTAGGTAGTTCACTTTTCATTAGATTTGGAGCATGAGCAGCTTGTATAAAGGCGACATCAAACGACAATGTTTTTCGAGTTTTGACAAGAAGTATTTTTCGAGTTTTGACAAAAAGTACATTTCATCATTGAACTGAGTGGTGTTAATAGTGTAGTCTTCAAACCTTGATGTTAAATTAATAGAACCAAAGAAAATATATGTTAATAGATGAAAATTTTAACTACTCAACCCAagttcaaaaaaatgaaaaaaaaaaacccaaaatcataatttttttttaaggtgGACCAACTAATTTGAAAATGGATCCTTGTCATGATCAAATAATTAGTTGCCTCTTCATCAAATTAACGAAAGACTAGTTTCAAAGTTTACAAGCTAGTTCACTTTTCATATTAGGAGCACCACCAACTTGTATAGAGGCATAAAATGACTATGTTTTT encodes:
- the LOC131028078 gene encoding uncharacterized protein LOC131028078 translates to MVMEGAMKNKRPREEEAEEDLCNNKEKNARLEEVGINDFYSNLSTFSSEKSMVLNDQWSFQDDGPVSDIRGIAIRKQSYIEDYFNSVEEVGLEDKRTNQDNGGDLFEELWRPQSPLCGAAESLFGGSDYFMGANLGDERDSGFRIWEESEEQDDEKNVNRKCHKSSDGTGLLYENDVADWIWGTPLNQPLCSESLEFKVSTPSL